A genomic region of Cannabis sativa cultivar Pink pepper isolate KNU-18-1 chromosome 1, ASM2916894v1, whole genome shotgun sequence contains the following coding sequences:
- the LOC115707410 gene encoding uncharacterized protein At5g41620 isoform X1: MERKQKARSKKQGLMVGKRGERGPCTPPPRWRLEFSTTDFEDTNFKNNNNHRACTEFLISTPPNVSARKLCASLWDFESHRSSLDKVGKGQVRIRRRQLKSNGFKLPIHIAHLSHANPGNEEEEPATASSLGRASSGSFVKDHRSSRERSNYALQPVSPPSYESNSMEVGTYKPALTPTSSLDLKFKMNDHGLKTSTELLKVLNRIWSIEEQHGSNVSLVKALKMELDHSRARIKELLKEKQTDREQMDDLMKQVTDGKLVRKSILQDRIRAAVQSVRDELDDERKLRKRSESLHRKLACELSEMNSSFSNVLRELERERKARILLENLCDEFAKGIRNYEQEVRSLKHKLEMDQRGIDKPEKLILHISEAWLDERIQMKLAEAENNIAEKITIVEKLGFDITTFLQAKQTVSRENGQLSPKEELGLQRHSLESFQLNEAGSAPRHLGDEDSTDCDSLSLEVINKTPGVKLNKSTERQHNKNTSEGYHEGLSKSNSLKKKFRSQVLIKGGSHSGERLTRAMSCNGVRFSRENLEATDDLKHSELPKTLKSDHVIENLIQNCCKEESCLQSVLAGDASSIQQWKSKMVTPDFEKSESSLRWPQELNENTLMAKLIEARLERRRRSSSKLSKGSI, encoded by the exons ATGGAGAGGAAACAAAAAGCAAGATCGAAAAAGCAAGGATTAATGGTGGGGAAAAGAGGAGAAAGAGGGCCCTGTACTCCACCACCCAGATGGAGGTTAGAGTTTAGTACTACCGACTTCGAAGATACCAActtcaaaaacaacaacaatcatAGAGCCTGTACGGAATTTCTCATTAGTACTCCACCAAATGTCTCTGCTAGGAAGTTGTGTGCCAGTCTTTGGGATTTTGAGTCTCATCGTTCTTCACTTGATAAAGTGGGCAAAGGACAAGTCAGAATCCGCCGCCGCCAACTCAAGAGTAATGGGTTTAAGCTTCCCATACATATTGCCCATCTGTCTCATGCCAATCCTGgcaatgaagaagaagag CCAGCAACTGCTAGCAGCTTGGGCAGAGCTTCTTCAGGATCCTTTGTGAAAGATCATCGATCATCACGTGAAAGGAGCAACTATGCTTTGCAGCCTGTTTCTCCTCCTAGCTATGAAAGTAATTCGATGGAG GTGGGAACTTATAAGCCTGCCCTTACTCCCACCAGTTCCTTGGATTTAAAGTTTAAAATGAATGATCATGGCCTTAAAACTTCGACGGAGCTACTCAAAGTACTTAACCGGATCTGGAGTATTGAAGAACAACATGGGTCTAATGTATCGTTAGTGAAAGCGCTGAAAATGGAATTAGATCATTCCCGAGCAAGAATTAAAGAGTTGCTGAAAGAAAAGCAGACGGATAGGGAACAAATGGATGATTTGATGAAGCAAGTTACGGATGGTAAACTAGTTAGGAAGAGTATTTTGCAAGACCGAATTAGAGCAGCAGTACAATCAGTTCGAGATGAGCTAGATGATGAGAGGAAGTTAAGGAAGCGTTCAGAAAGCCTGCATCGGAAGCTAGCTTGTGAGCTTTCTGAAATGAATTCTTCTTTTTCCAATGTTTTGAGAGAACTTGAAAGGGAGAGAAAAGCAAGGATCCTGTTAGAAAACTTGTGTGATGAGTTTGCAAAGGGAATAAGAAACTATGAACAGGAGGTTCGATCGCTGAAGCACAAGCTTGAGATGGATCAAAGAGGCATAGACAAACCTGAGAAGTTAATTCTCCATATATCAGAAGCATGGCTTGATGAGCGAATACAAATGAAGCTAGCCGAAGCAGAAAACAACATTGCAGAAAAAATTACGATAGTGGAGAAGCTAGGTTTCGATATAACAACCTTTCTTCAAGCTAAACAGACAGTATCCAGGGAAAATGGTCAATTATCACCAAAGGAAGAACTCGGCCTTCAACGACATTCATTGGAGTCGTTTCAACTGAATGAAGCTGGAAGTGCACCTCGTCATTTAGGCGATGAAGATTCTACTGATTGTGATTCGCTTTCATTAGAAGTAATCAACAAAACACCTGGTGTCAAACTAAACAAAAGCACTGAAAGAcaacataataaaaatacttcAGAAGGCTATCATGAAGGATTGTCAAAGTCTAATTCTTTGAAGAAAAAATTTCGGTCACAGGTACTGATCAAAGGCGGTAGCCACTCTGGGGAGAGATTGACTAGAGCCATGTCATGTAATGGAGTTAGATTTTCCAGAGAAAACTTAGAAGCAACAGATGATCTTAAACATTCTGAATTGCCCAAGacattaaaatcagatcatgtGATCGAAAACTTGATTCAAAATTGCTGCAAGGAAGAATCTTGTTTGCAATCTGTGTTGGCTGGTGATGCTAGTTCAATACAGCAGTGGAAGTCTAAAATGGTAACCCCAGATTTTGAAAAATCAGAATCTTCCTTAAGATGGCCTCAGGAACTAAATGAAAACACATTGATGGCAAAGCTAATTGAAGCCAGGTTAGAAAGAAGAAGGCGTTCGAGCTCAAAACTTTCAAAAGGCTCTATATAG
- the LOC115707410 gene encoding uncharacterized protein At5g41620 isoform X2, which produces MDCSFFFLLFSPATASSLGRASSGSFVKDHRSSRERSNYALQPVSPPSYESNSMEVGTYKPALTPTSSLDLKFKMNDHGLKTSTELLKVLNRIWSIEEQHGSNVSLVKALKMELDHSRARIKELLKEKQTDREQMDDLMKQVTDGKLVRKSILQDRIRAAVQSVRDELDDERKLRKRSESLHRKLACELSEMNSSFSNVLRELERERKARILLENLCDEFAKGIRNYEQEVRSLKHKLEMDQRGIDKPEKLILHISEAWLDERIQMKLAEAENNIAEKITIVEKLGFDITTFLQAKQTVSRENGQLSPKEELGLQRHSLESFQLNEAGSAPRHLGDEDSTDCDSLSLEVINKTPGVKLNKSTERQHNKNTSEGYHEGLSKSNSLKKKFRSQVLIKGGSHSGERLTRAMSCNGVRFSRENLEATDDLKHSELPKTLKSDHVIENLIQNCCKEESCLQSVLAGDASSIQQWKSKMVTPDFEKSESSLRWPQELNENTLMAKLIEARLERRRRSSSKLSKGSI; this is translated from the exons ATGGATTGTTCCTTTTTTTTCCTCCTTTTTTcg CCAGCAACTGCTAGCAGCTTGGGCAGAGCTTCTTCAGGATCCTTTGTGAAAGATCATCGATCATCACGTGAAAGGAGCAACTATGCTTTGCAGCCTGTTTCTCCTCCTAGCTATGAAAGTAATTCGATGGAG GTGGGAACTTATAAGCCTGCCCTTACTCCCACCAGTTCCTTGGATTTAAAGTTTAAAATGAATGATCATGGCCTTAAAACTTCGACGGAGCTACTCAAAGTACTTAACCGGATCTGGAGTATTGAAGAACAACATGGGTCTAATGTATCGTTAGTGAAAGCGCTGAAAATGGAATTAGATCATTCCCGAGCAAGAATTAAAGAGTTGCTGAAAGAAAAGCAGACGGATAGGGAACAAATGGATGATTTGATGAAGCAAGTTACGGATGGTAAACTAGTTAGGAAGAGTATTTTGCAAGACCGAATTAGAGCAGCAGTACAATCAGTTCGAGATGAGCTAGATGATGAGAGGAAGTTAAGGAAGCGTTCAGAAAGCCTGCATCGGAAGCTAGCTTGTGAGCTTTCTGAAATGAATTCTTCTTTTTCCAATGTTTTGAGAGAACTTGAAAGGGAGAGAAAAGCAAGGATCCTGTTAGAAAACTTGTGTGATGAGTTTGCAAAGGGAATAAGAAACTATGAACAGGAGGTTCGATCGCTGAAGCACAAGCTTGAGATGGATCAAAGAGGCATAGACAAACCTGAGAAGTTAATTCTCCATATATCAGAAGCATGGCTTGATGAGCGAATACAAATGAAGCTAGCCGAAGCAGAAAACAACATTGCAGAAAAAATTACGATAGTGGAGAAGCTAGGTTTCGATATAACAACCTTTCTTCAAGCTAAACAGACAGTATCCAGGGAAAATGGTCAATTATCACCAAAGGAAGAACTCGGCCTTCAACGACATTCATTGGAGTCGTTTCAACTGAATGAAGCTGGAAGTGCACCTCGTCATTTAGGCGATGAAGATTCTACTGATTGTGATTCGCTTTCATTAGAAGTAATCAACAAAACACCTGGTGTCAAACTAAACAAAAGCACTGAAAGAcaacataataaaaatacttcAGAAGGCTATCATGAAGGATTGTCAAAGTCTAATTCTTTGAAGAAAAAATTTCGGTCACAGGTACTGATCAAAGGCGGTAGCCACTCTGGGGAGAGATTGACTAGAGCCATGTCATGTAATGGAGTTAGATTTTCCAGAGAAAACTTAGAAGCAACAGATGATCTTAAACATTCTGAATTGCCCAAGacattaaaatcagatcatgtGATCGAAAACTTGATTCAAAATTGCTGCAAGGAAGAATCTTGTTTGCAATCTGTGTTGGCTGGTGATGCTAGTTCAATACAGCAGTGGAAGTCTAAAATGGTAACCCCAGATTTTGAAAAATCAGAATCTTCCTTAAGATGGCCTCAGGAACTAAATGAAAACACATTGATGGCAAAGCTAATTGAAGCCAGGTTAGAAAGAAGAAGGCGTTCGAGCTCAAAACTTTCAAAAGGCTCTATATAG